Proteins found in one Cobetia sp. L2A1 genomic segment:
- a CDS encoding chain-length determining protein, with protein MTSFIKRYPQWAFVLLSILLVGFYWLAWADDRYVSKATVVLESPQVSGSSEVSFGSLLSGNQSNSDLLLLREYLMSVDMLKKVQEQLDFRTHYSTHGDILARLGDADASIEELHGYYLKRINVEMDDYAGVLNVEVQAWTPEFAQKFAQLLLEEGERHMNQMGQRLAEDQVEFLDKQVGLLEKNFEQSRQDLLDYQNKNGLVSPTQTVESLNTVVATLEAQLATYKARKSALASYQSVRSSDMVRVESEINALKQQIDLEKERLARQSGNALNSVSSQYETLQLRADFAKQTYSNALAALENTRIEAARKLKQVSILQSPILPEYPEQPERLYNVTIFSLVMIFLGFIFSMLVLIVKDHRD; from the coding sequence ATGACGTCCTTTATCAAACGCTACCCACAATGGGCTTTTGTCCTGTTGTCTATTTTGCTTGTTGGCTTTTATTGGCTAGCCTGGGCTGATGATCGCTATGTTTCCAAAGCGACGGTAGTACTCGAAAGCCCTCAGGTGAGCGGTTCAAGCGAAGTGAGTTTCGGTTCATTACTGTCAGGTAATCAGAGCAACAGTGATCTTCTGTTGCTACGAGAATATCTGATGAGCGTCGATATGCTCAAGAAAGTGCAAGAGCAGCTCGATTTCCGGACGCATTACAGTACACATGGCGATATTTTAGCGCGCCTGGGCGATGCAGATGCATCAATCGAAGAACTGCATGGCTATTATCTCAAGCGTATCAATGTCGAGATGGATGACTACGCTGGTGTATTGAATGTTGAAGTACAGGCTTGGACTCCTGAATTTGCTCAGAAATTTGCCCAGCTTTTACTGGAGGAGGGTGAGCGCCACATGAATCAGATGGGGCAGCGCCTAGCGGAAGATCAAGTTGAATTCCTCGATAAACAGGTAGGCCTGTTGGAAAAGAATTTCGAGCAATCCCGTCAGGATTTGTTGGACTATCAGAACAAGAATGGCCTGGTATCACCGACACAGACAGTTGAGAGTCTCAATACCGTCGTAGCTACCCTGGAAGCTCAATTGGCGACCTACAAGGCACGCAAAAGTGCGTTGGCCAGTTATCAGAGCGTGCGTTCCAGCGACATGGTAAGGGTAGAAAGTGAAATCAATGCACTCAAGCAGCAAATTGACTTGGAGAAAGAGCGTCTCGCACGGCAATCCGGCAACGCACTCAACAGTGTTTCCAGTCAGTACGAGACCTTGCAGTTACGTGCTGACTTTGCCAAGCAGACATATTCTAATGCATTGGCGGCACTTGAAAATACGAGGATAGAAGCCGCGCGTAAACTTAAACAAGTCAGTATCCTGCAAAGTCCGATATTGCCAGAATATCCCGAACAACCTGAGCGACTTTATAATGTCACCATCTTTTCGTTGGTGATGATATTCCTCGGCTTTATATTTAGCATGCTTGTTCTTATAGTTAAAGATCATCGCGATTAA
- a CDS encoding ABC transporter ATP-binding protein codes for MIEIQNLSKRFYQSHYSQTDDQWVLKDINIIIPSGVSVGLLGANGAGKSTLLRLIAGMDTPQKGRVVRHSKVSWPIGLAAGLQGSMTGRQNVKFVARLHGADYNINSIIEQVQDFAEIGPAFDEPIRTYSSGMRARLNFGLSLAFKFDVYLSDEATAVGDRAFKAKATKAFNDMVGGASLIMVSHGESILKDLCQAGIYLKGGRAHWYDNIHDAIAAYHADCDGPKLSKLSLAELQKLRVERRQMLDEAKLAREAAETLPPREKKPYGNALRAAKESLREVREEIESRQSKTS; via the coding sequence ATGATTGAAATCCAAAATCTCTCAAAGCGTTTTTATCAGTCGCACTACAGTCAAACAGACGATCAGTGGGTATTGAAAGATATTAATATCATTATTCCCTCTGGAGTTAGTGTAGGGCTGCTCGGCGCTAATGGTGCAGGAAAATCAACCCTGCTGCGATTAATTGCAGGTATGGATACCCCTCAAAAAGGGCGTGTTGTTCGTCATTCCAAAGTTTCTTGGCCGATAGGTTTGGCAGCAGGCTTACAAGGTAGTATGACGGGTCGGCAAAATGTCAAGTTTGTGGCACGACTGCATGGTGCGGACTACAATATCAATAGCATTATTGAACAAGTTCAAGATTTTGCTGAAATTGGGCCCGCATTTGACGAACCAATACGTACCTATTCTTCTGGTATGCGCGCACGGCTTAACTTCGGATTGTCATTGGCATTTAAATTTGATGTCTATCTTTCTGATGAAGCGACAGCAGTAGGGGACAGAGCATTTAAGGCAAAAGCTACAAAAGCATTTAATGATATGGTAGGGGGGGCAAGCCTTATTATGGTCTCGCACGGTGAAAGTATTTTGAAGGATCTTTGCCAAGCCGGGATTTATTTAAAAGGTGGGCGTGCTCATTGGTATGACAATATTCATGATGCTATTGCGGCTTATCATGCAGACTGTGATGGCCCTAAGTTAAGCAAATTGTCTTTGGCAGAATTACAGAAGCTACGTGTTGAGCGTCGTCAGATGCTGGATGAGGCAAAGCTTGCACGCGAAGCAGCAGAAACGCTTCCTCCTCGCGAGAAAAAGCCCTACGGAAACGCGTTACGCGCCGCAAAGGAATCGCTGCGCGAAGTACGGGAAGAAATAGAATCGCGCCAATCCAAGACCTCCTGA
- a CDS encoding ABC transporter permease, with amino-acid sequence MDHNAGNSSGNSTDQESDATNGQGVPKARSAWAVTRSVWFAMFMREAIGRTMTDRMGWFWMIAEPALLLLVMIGIRSYIRGDKLITNAPFIPWMLVGLLGFFLIRQGMMQGLGAISANKALFAYRQVHPVDGVLVRNALDGMIRTIIFLLFIAGGLMIGTDFRPDNGFQAIGGWLSLWLLGLGLGLVTSVLGTLVPEISKVIRMLNMPLLILSGVIMPLNQLPHYLLEYLMLNPIVHGLEYTRQGFFEGYQVVHGTDMIYFWAWTLSTLALGLLMHVRFKERLKSQ; translated from the coding sequence ATGGATCATAACGCCGGCAATTCATCGGGTAATTCCACTGATCAAGAATCTGATGCGACAAATGGACAGGGCGTGCCCAAGGCCCGTTCTGCCTGGGCTGTGACGCGCAGTGTCTGGTTTGCCATGTTTATGCGCGAAGCGATTGGTCGAACCATGACCGACCGAATGGGCTGGTTCTGGATGATTGCAGAGCCGGCCCTTCTCTTGCTCGTGATGATCGGTATTCGTAGCTATATTCGTGGTGATAAATTGATCACCAATGCTCCCTTCATTCCATGGATGCTGGTCGGGTTGCTGGGATTCTTCCTGATAAGGCAAGGCATGATGCAAGGCTTGGGGGCTATCAGTGCCAATAAAGCATTATTTGCCTATCGCCAGGTACATCCAGTAGATGGCGTATTGGTACGTAATGCACTGGACGGCATGATTCGAACTATCATCTTCCTATTATTCATCGCAGGTGGATTGATGATAGGAACCGACTTTCGACCGGATAATGGATTCCAAGCGATAGGTGGCTGGTTGTCCTTATGGCTTTTAGGTCTAGGCCTTGGTTTAGTAACTTCAGTATTGGGTACATTGGTGCCTGAAATCAGCAAGGTTATTCGCATGTTAAATATGCCATTGCTGATATTGTCTGGAGTTATCATGCCACTCAATCAATTGCCACACTATTTGCTAGAATATCTGATGCTCAATCCCATCGTGCACGGATTAGAATACACACGGCAAGGTTTCTTCGAGGGCTATCAGGTGGTGCACGGCACAGATATGATTTATTTCTGGGCATGGACGCTGAGCACCTTGGCGCTAGGATTATTGATGCACGTTCGATTCAAGGAGCGCCTGAAGAGCCAATGA
- a CDS encoding polysaccharide biosynthesis/export family protein has product MTISRFLLRAGCLVAVACLNASPAMAVGLDSSSFLSTGEQATGIPEKTEKVEDSARADWRSGTYGPITSESKTDPDSLPPFGENLFTGGFRGMVADGLNSDYTIKPGDQITLRVWGGVEIESVLSVDAQGNVFLPGIGPMKVQGISNAQLDGKVRTAIQDVYPENVSVYTNLQGVQPVGVFVTGYVKNPGRYAGTPNDSMLYFLDQAGGIDQALGSYRSIKIKRNGRIISSVDLYDFLIDGEIARPQFRDGDTVVVEERGPAISVVGDVERDYRYELTSTRLNGQDVNKLARLKAGVSHVLLRGSRSDGPISRYLPIAEFREAEVRAGDEVLYSADQRDETIVVQLEGSFYGPSRYALPRNAHLGELLNAVGVPKGLTDYQSVSIRRESVKEQQAKSLEESLRRLEMTYLGTPTSTTNEASSREQEASLIQQFVEKARETEPTGRLVVARDDGEIADVRLQDGDVVTLPEVSDSLLISGEVVVPQAAVYTPGLSVMDYIKNAGGFTQHADDEQILVVRQNGAVRHAEDVNLRSGDEILVLPAPPTNNLQLAGSITQILYQVAVATKIALDL; this is encoded by the coding sequence ATGACAATTTCTAGATTCTTGCTCCGGGCCGGGTGCCTGGTGGCGGTAGCGTGCCTGAACGCCAGCCCTGCAATGGCCGTTGGACTAGACAGCAGCTCCTTTCTATCCACTGGCGAGCAAGCTACCGGCATCCCTGAGAAAACCGAAAAGGTAGAAGATTCGGCACGCGCTGACTGGCGTAGTGGAACATACGGACCTATTACCTCCGAATCAAAGACAGACCCGGATTCCCTACCGCCATTCGGTGAGAATCTGTTTACTGGCGGTTTCCGTGGCATGGTCGCCGATGGTCTGAACAGCGACTACACCATCAAGCCGGGTGATCAGATCACGTTGCGTGTCTGGGGTGGGGTGGAAATCGAGTCAGTCCTGTCGGTGGACGCACAGGGGAATGTTTTCCTTCCCGGTATCGGGCCGATGAAAGTTCAGGGCATTTCCAATGCTCAGCTGGATGGCAAGGTGCGTACTGCCATCCAAGACGTATATCCCGAAAATGTCAGTGTCTACACCAATCTTCAGGGTGTTCAGCCGGTGGGCGTTTTCGTGACCGGTTATGTCAAGAACCCGGGCCGTTACGCCGGTACCCCGAATGACTCCATGCTGTACTTTCTGGATCAAGCCGGTGGTATTGATCAAGCGCTGGGGAGCTATCGCTCCATCAAGATCAAGCGTAACGGCCGCATTATCAGCAGTGTGGATCTCTATGACTTCCTGATCGATGGTGAGATTGCCCGTCCGCAATTCCGCGATGGTGATACCGTCGTTGTGGAAGAACGCGGCCCGGCCATCAGTGTCGTCGGCGATGTTGAGCGTGACTATCGTTACGAGCTCACCTCCACGCGCTTGAATGGGCAAGATGTCAATAAGTTGGCCCGCCTGAAAGCAGGTGTATCCCATGTCTTGCTGCGTGGTTCACGTTCAGACGGCCCCATTTCGCGTTATCTGCCGATTGCAGAATTTCGCGAGGCAGAAGTGCGTGCTGGAGATGAAGTTCTCTACAGCGCAGACCAGCGTGATGAAACTATTGTCGTGCAGCTGGAAGGCAGCTTTTACGGTCCTTCACGTTATGCCTTGCCTCGTAATGCGCATCTTGGCGAATTACTCAATGCCGTCGGCGTACCTAAGGGGCTAACAGATTATCAGAGCGTTTCCATTCGTCGTGAAAGTGTGAAGGAGCAGCAAGCCAAATCGTTGGAAGAGAGCCTAAGGCGCTTGGAAATGACATACCTTGGCACACCGACTTCGACCACTAATGAAGCATCGTCGCGTGAGCAAGAAGCCAGTCTCATTCAGCAGTTCGTAGAGAAGGCGCGAGAGACAGAGCCAACAGGTAGATTGGTTGTCGCGCGTGATGATGGAGAAATTGCAGATGTGAGATTGCAGGACGGCGATGTCGTGACGCTACCGGAAGTCAGCGATTCCTTGTTGATCAGTGGAGAAGTCGTCGTACCACAGGCAGCGGTCTACACACCAGGGTTGAGCGTGATGGACTACATCAAGAACGCGGGCGGATTCACACAGCATGCTGACGATGAGCAGATCCTGGTAGTGCGTCAAAACGGTGCGGTGCGTCACGCCGAAGATGTCAATCTCCGCTCAGGAGACGAAATCCTCGTTCTCCCGGCCCCTCCAACCAACAATCTACAGCTGGCGGGTAGTATCACGCAGATTCTGTATCAAGTTGCAGTCGCCACCAAAATTGCTCTAGACCTGTAA
- a CDS encoding DVU3141 family protein, whose product MTQSKFKHRLPGVVRFAATAGLAIIVSGCATSYPMSTGNGSNNLSSLSGAAPLSKDISAFLDTAAIGGVMPVVSSPWGSNVEVVAGERYFAASGLVCRHLTVSNDRDLPNKELACRTSNTGAATQGTWVTQRLVIGLLEDAR is encoded by the coding sequence ATGACTCAATCCAAATTCAAGCATCGCTTGCCGGGTGTCGTGCGCTTCGCGGCGACAGCAGGCCTTGCGATCATCGTCTCCGGTTGCGCCACCAGCTACCCGATGTCGACGGGTAATGGCAGCAACAATCTCTCCAGCCTCAGTGGTGCCGCACCGTTGTCGAAGGATATCTCCGCCTTTCTGGACACCGCCGCCATCGGCGGTGTCATGCCGGTTGTCAGCAGCCCCTGGGGCAGCAATGTCGAAGTGGTCGCCGGTGAACGTTATTTCGCAGCCAGCGGCCTGGTCTGTCGTCATCTGACCGTTTCCAATGATCGTGACTTGCCTAATAAGGAACTGGCGTGTCGCACCAGCAATACGGGCGCTGCCACGCAGGGCACCTGGGTCACGCAGCGTCTGGTCATAGGGTTGTTGGAAGACGCCCGTTGA
- the cysN gene encoding sulfate adenylyltransferase subunit CysN translates to MSHQSTMIAENIEAYLKEHEQKDLLRFITCGSVDDGKSTLIGRLLHDSKMIYEDQLAAITRDSKKSGTTGKIDLALLVDGLQSEREQGITIDVAYRYFSTDKRKFIIADTPGHEQYTRNMATGASTASLAIILIDARYGVQTQTRRHSYICSLLGIKHLIVAVNKMDIVDYSQERFDEIVADYKEFAKDLEVPDIRFVPLSALEGDNVVSISEKTPWYADAGYEALPLMDILETVDVTEDSNLTDLRFPVQYVNRPNLNFRGYCGTLAAGTVTPGQQIKVLPSGKLSTVERIVTFDGDLDVAWPGQAVTLTLTDEIDISRGDMIVAIDSDLEPCTAFTADVVWMHENPLLVGKEYEIKLGTSSVIGRVGRIIHQTDVNTMARNEAENVPLNGIARVQVELTQPLAMDSYQRSPHTGSFVFIDRLSNITMGAGMVKDTLSASNVVWHDMAVTKQRRAERNKQKPCIIWFTGLSGAGKSTAANALERQLFAMGYNTYLLDGDNVRHGLCGDLGFSEDDRGENIRRVGEVSKLMVDAGMITLVSFISPFQADRQTVRDMVGSDEFIEVFVNTPISVCEERDPKGLYRKARAGEISDFTGISSPYEAPENPEIEINTGELTLEQTALKLVSQLKHYNVIG, encoded by the coding sequence GTGTCACACCAGTCGACGATGATCGCGGAAAACATCGAAGCATATCTCAAGGAACACGAGCAGAAAGATCTGCTGCGTTTCATCACCTGCGGTAGCGTGGATGACGGCAAGTCGACCCTGATTGGTCGCTTGCTGCATGATTCCAAGATGATCTACGAAGATCAGCTGGCCGCTATCACCCGCGATTCCAAGAAGAGCGGGACCACGGGCAAGATTGACCTGGCGCTGCTGGTCGATGGCCTGCAGTCCGAGCGTGAGCAGGGCATCACCATCGATGTCGCCTATCGCTATTTCTCGACCGACAAGCGCAAGTTCATCATTGCCGATACCCCGGGGCATGAGCAGTACACCCGCAATATGGCGACCGGCGCGTCTACCGCGAGCCTGGCGATCATTCTGATCGATGCTCGCTACGGCGTGCAGACGCAGACGCGTCGTCACAGCTACATCTGCTCCCTGTTGGGCATCAAACATCTGATCGTCGCCGTCAACAAGATGGACATCGTCGATTACTCCCAGGAACGCTTCGATGAAATCGTCGCTGACTATAAAGAGTTCGCCAAGGACCTGGAAGTTCCCGACATTCGTTTCGTGCCGCTGTCTGCATTGGAAGGTGACAACGTCGTCTCCATCAGCGAAAAGACACCGTGGTACGCCGATGCGGGCTACGAAGCCCTCCCGCTGATGGACATCCTCGAAACGGTCGATGTCACTGAAGATAGCAACCTGACTGACTTGCGCTTCCCGGTGCAGTACGTCAATCGTCCGAACCTGAACTTCCGTGGGTATTGCGGCACGCTGGCCGCCGGCACTGTGACGCCAGGCCAGCAGATCAAGGTATTGCCGTCCGGCAAGCTCTCGACTGTCGAACGTATCGTCACCTTCGATGGCGATCTTGACGTCGCGTGGCCAGGCCAGGCCGTCACGCTGACATTGACTGACGAGATCGATATCTCGCGTGGCGACATGATCGTGGCGATTGATTCCGATCTCGAGCCTTGCACGGCGTTTACTGCTGATGTGGTGTGGATGCACGAGAATCCGCTGCTGGTCGGCAAGGAATACGAGATCAAGCTCGGCACCTCCAGTGTCATCGGTCGCGTGGGCCGTATCATCCACCAGACCGACGTCAACACCATGGCGCGCAACGAAGCCGAGAATGTGCCGCTCAACGGTATTGCCCGCGTGCAGGTCGAGCTGACCCAGCCGCTGGCCATGGACAGCTATCAGCGTTCGCCGCATACCGGCAGCTTCGTCTTCATCGACCGCTTGTCCAACATCACCATGGGTGCGGGCATGGTCAAGGACACCCTGAGTGCCAGCAACGTCGTATGGCACGACATGGCGGTGACCAAACAGCGTCGTGCTGAACGCAACAAGCAGAAGCCGTGCATCATCTGGTTCACAGGTCTGTCGGGTGCGGGCAAGTCCACCGCGGCCAACGCGCTGGAGCGTCAGCTGTTTGCGATGGGTTACAACACCTATCTGTTGGATGGTGACAACGTGCGTCACGGCCTATGTGGTGATCTTGGCTTCAGCGAAGACGACCGCGGCGAGAATATCCGTCGGGTCGGCGAAGTCTCCAAGCTGATGGTGGATGCCGGCATGATCACGCTGGTCAGCTTCATCTCACCGTTCCAGGCAGATCGCCAGACCGTACGCGACATGGTTGGTTCTGACGAATTCATCGAAGTCTTCGTCAATACGCCGATCAGCGTGTGCGAAGAGCGTGATCCGAAGGGGCTGTACCGCAAGGCGCGTGCCGGCGAGATCAGCGACTTTACCGGTATCAGCTCTCCGTATGAAGCACCGGAGAATCCGGAAATTGAGATCAACACCGGTGAACTGACGCTAGAGCAGACCGCGCTGAAGCTGGTCAGTCAGCTCAAGCACTACAACGTCATCGGCTGA
- the cysD gene encoding sulfate adenylyltransferase subunit CysD, which produces MTASSTAEKLGITPERQTHLKQLEAESIHIIREVAAEFSNPVMLYSIGKDSAVMLHLARKAFAPGIPPFPLMHVNTTWKFQEMIKFRDEMAAEVGMELIEHINQEGVAAGINPFDHGSAKYTDIMKTAGLKQALDKYGFDAAFGGARRDEEASRAKERVYSFRDQYHRWDPKNQRPELWNIYNSKINKGESIRVFPLSNWTELDIWQYIYLESIKIVPLYYSAVRPVVQRDGLDIMVDDDRLPLAEGEVPEMKSVRFRTLGCYPLTGAVESTAATLPEIIQEMLLTRTSERSGRAIDHDQAGSMEKKKREGYF; this is translated from the coding sequence ATGACCGCATCATCGACGGCCGAAAAGCTCGGCATTACACCGGAACGTCAGACCCACCTCAAGCAGCTTGAGGCTGAGTCCATTCACATCATCCGCGAAGTCGCGGCAGAGTTTTCCAATCCTGTCATGCTGTATTCTATCGGCAAGGACTCTGCCGTCATGCTGCACCTGGCGCGTAAAGCCTTCGCGCCGGGCATTCCTCCTTTCCCGCTGATGCACGTCAATACCACCTGGAAATTCCAGGAAATGATCAAGTTCCGCGATGAGATGGCCGCGGAAGTCGGCATGGAGCTGATTGAACACATCAATCAGGAAGGCGTCGCGGCGGGCATCAATCCGTTCGATCACGGCAGCGCCAAGTATACCGACATCATGAAGACCGCTGGTCTCAAGCAGGCCCTCGACAAGTATGGCTTTGATGCGGCCTTTGGCGGCGCACGTCGTGATGAGGAGGCGTCGCGTGCCAAGGAGCGTGTCTACTCCTTCCGCGATCAGTACCACCGTTGGGATCCGAAGAACCAGCGCCCGGAGCTGTGGAATATCTACAACTCCAAGATCAACAAGGGCGAGTCGATCCGCGTCTTCCCGCTGTCCAACTGGACCGAGCTGGACATCTGGCAGTACATCTATCTTGAGTCCATCAAGATCGTGCCGCTGTACTACTCCGCCGTACGTCCGGTCGTGCAGCGTGATGGTCTCGACATCATGGTTGATGATGACCGTCTGCCACTGGCCGAAGGCGAAGTGCCGGAAATGAAGTCCGTGCGCTTCCGCACCCTGGGTTGCTATCCGCTGACCGGCGCCGTGGAATCCACCGCCGCGACCCTGCCGGAAATCATTCAGGAAATGCTGCTGACCCGTACCAGCGAGCGCTCCGGTCGTGCGATTGATCACGACCAGGCTGGCTCCATGGAGAAGAAGAAGCGCGAAGGCTATTTCTAG
- the cysQ gene encoding 3'(2'),5'-bisphosphate nucleotidase CysQ: MMDTTAGMTTNTTRAMLTALESIARKAGAAIMEIYESGDFTVDMKADDSPLTTADRAAHGVIVDGLKGMDVQFGATPILSEEDADISWTVRSEWTRYWLVDPLDGTKEFIKRNGEFTVNIALIEAGVPVVGVVYAPAIDTLYVGAQQADGVSSIAEKQVGSEAPQPISVTAAPGAEDSWRIVGSRSHQTDDFKAFVADFAACDIVAMGSSLKLCLVAEGAADLYPRLGPTCEWDTGAAHAVVEAAGGQVLNAETRQALRYNQHDSVLNPYFIVCSTPAAPWA, from the coding sequence ATGATGGATACGACAGCGGGCATGACGACAAACACGACGCGGGCGATGCTGACAGCACTTGAGTCCATCGCACGCAAGGCGGGTGCTGCCATCATGGAGATCTATGAAAGCGGCGATTTTACTGTCGACATGAAGGCTGACGATTCCCCATTGACGACGGCTGACCGCGCAGCGCATGGCGTCATTGTCGATGGGCTCAAGGGCATGGATGTCCAATTTGGTGCAACGCCCATCCTGTCAGAAGAAGATGCCGACATCTCATGGACAGTGCGCAGCGAATGGACACGCTACTGGCTAGTCGATCCGCTGGATGGCACCAAGGAGTTCATCAAGCGCAATGGCGAGTTCACCGTCAATATCGCGCTGATCGAAGCAGGCGTACCGGTCGTCGGAGTCGTGTATGCCCCTGCGATAGACACCTTGTATGTGGGTGCGCAGCAAGCCGATGGCGTGTCGTCCATTGCAGAAAAGCAAGTGGGTAGCGAGGCACCTCAGCCAATTTCAGTCACTGCCGCGCCGGGTGCAGAAGATAGCTGGCGTATCGTCGGTAGCCGCTCGCACCAGACGGATGACTTCAAGGCCTTTGTCGCAGATTTCGCTGCCTGCGATATCGTGGCCATGGGGAGTTCACTCAAGCTGTGCCTGGTAGCAGAGGGCGCCGCGGATCTTTACCCGCGCCTTGGCCCGACTTGCGAGTGGGATACCGGCGCAGCACATGCGGTGGTGGAAGCTGCTGGTGGGCAGGTACTGAATGCCGAGACACGGCAGGCGTTGCGTTATAACCAGCATGACAGCGTACTCAATCCGTATTTCATCGTTTGCTCCACGCCGGCTGCTCCTTGGGCCTGA
- a CDS encoding SLC13 family permease has product MEIAQHMDAIVTLVVTLGVLAGLIWNRWPAEWLMMAAAVLLILLGIISPSTFLSGFANPGIMTIGALFVVAAGVQETGALRWMLERLLGRPTSPSSALARLMPITSLLSAFLNNTPVVALFIGLVQGWCARMKISPSRLLMPMSYAAILGGTCTLIGTSTNLVVDGLLQSQAGLPGLGIFDITPLGVPVLIMGTLWMVLVGWRFLPQRKGLVEQLGNGREYSVAMRVADKGPLHDKSIEEAGLRSLQFGYLAEIERSGKLLSMVGPDTVLQSGDRLIFVGVADTANEVRAFRGLDTDAAGLDLDHHQRRMVEAVIAPSSPVVGMSIKEARFRTRYQSVILAVSRDGERINSKVGDIVLRPGDTLLLEAAADFTRLHRYNREFLLVSALDGNGMPNLTKAPLAIVIMSLMIITHLAGLVDLVEAAVAAAVMMVFTGCLPAAQARASIDGSVLIVIAAALALGQAMSDSGAAQLVAEQLMQLGGGSPLLMLALVYLTTTLFTEIITNNAAAVLMFPIAMAVSEQLGVSLMPYAIAIMFAASASFLTPLGYQTNLMVMGPGGYKVSDYMKVGLPMSIIVGVTSVALIPLIWPFAG; this is encoded by the coding sequence ATGGAAATTGCGCAGCACATGGACGCTATCGTCACGCTGGTGGTTACGTTGGGCGTGCTAGCAGGACTGATCTGGAACCGATGGCCAGCTGAATGGCTGATGATGGCAGCCGCTGTGCTGCTTATCCTGTTGGGTATCATCTCTCCATCTACCTTCCTGTCGGGGTTCGCCAACCCTGGCATCATGACCATTGGCGCGCTGTTCGTCGTCGCGGCAGGTGTTCAGGAAACGGGGGCGTTACGTTGGATGCTAGAACGGTTGCTCGGTCGTCCAACATCTCCTTCTTCGGCACTGGCACGTTTGATGCCTATCACGTCATTGCTGAGTGCCTTCCTCAATAACACGCCTGTCGTCGCGCTGTTTATCGGGTTGGTGCAAGGCTGGTGTGCGCGAATGAAAATCTCACCCTCTCGCTTGCTCATGCCCATGAGCTACGCGGCGATTCTCGGTGGTACCTGCACGCTGATAGGCACCAGTACGAATCTGGTGGTTGATGGTCTGCTGCAATCACAGGCCGGTCTTCCTGGGCTCGGTATTTTCGATATCACCCCATTAGGTGTTCCCGTATTGATCATGGGGACGCTCTGGATGGTGCTGGTCGGCTGGCGCTTCCTTCCTCAGCGCAAAGGGCTGGTTGAGCAGTTGGGCAATGGGCGTGAATACTCTGTCGCGATGCGCGTCGCTGACAAGGGCCCCTTGCACGACAAGAGCATTGAAGAGGCTGGCTTGCGTAGCCTGCAATTCGGTTATCTCGCGGAGATAGAGCGATCTGGAAAGCTACTATCGATGGTGGGCCCGGATACCGTGCTGCAATCCGGTGATCGCCTCATCTTCGTGGGTGTCGCGGATACTGCCAATGAAGTTCGCGCCTTCCGTGGCCTGGATACTGATGCAGCAGGACTTGATCTTGATCACCACCAGCGCCGCATGGTGGAAGCAGTCATTGCGCCAAGCTCTCCCGTCGTGGGAATGAGCATCAAGGAAGCCCGCTTCCGTACCCGTTATCAATCCGTGATCCTCGCTGTATCTCGCGACGGCGAGCGTATCAACAGCAAGGTCGGCGATATCGTGCTGCGGCCCGGCGACACCTTATTGTTGGAAGCCGCTGCTGACTTCACTCGTCTGCATCGCTATAACCGCGAATTCCTGCTCGTCAGTGCGTTAGATGGTAATGGTATGCCAAATCTCACCAAGGCGCCGCTCGCTATCGTGATCATGAGTCTGATGATCATTACGCACCTAGCCGGCTTGGTAGATCTGGTCGAAGCTGCCGTTGCTGCTGCTGTCATGATGGTCTTCACGGGCTGCCTTCCAGCGGCGCAAGCGCGGGCCAGTATCGATGGCAGTGTGCTTATCGTGATCGCTGCTGCGCTGGCACTTGGGCAAGCGATGTCAGATAGCGGGGCAGCACAGTTGGTGGCAGAGCAATTGATGCAGCTGGGCGGTGGTTCGCCTTTATTGATGCTTGCGCTGGTGTATCTGACTACGACGTTATTTACCGAAATCATTACCAATAATGCTGCTGCCGTACTGATGTTTCCTATCGCGATGGCGGTCAGTGAACAACTGGGTGTCTCACTGATGCCCTATGCAATTGCCATCATGTTTGCTGCTTCAGCCAGTTTCCTGACGCCACTGGGGTATCAAACCAACCTGATGGTCATGGGGCCTGGTGGCTACAAGGTTTCCGATTACATGAAAGTGGGCCTGCCGATGAGCATCATTGTCGGCGTGACATCGGTGGCTCTGATTCCGCTGATCTGGCCTTTTGCTGGCTAA